In Zingiber officinale cultivar Zhangliang chromosome 6A, Zo_v1.1, whole genome shotgun sequence, a single genomic region encodes these proteins:
- the LOC121995826 gene encoding heterogeneous nuclear ribonucleoprotein A3 homolog 2-like: MGSRMQEHDGASPAKIFVGGLAKDTNMATFEKHFARYGKIVDKVIMKDRNTNRPRGFGFITFDNPSVVDKVIEDTHIINGKTVEIKRTIPKGAAPLKDFKTRKIFVGGISLSFTEDELKDFFSQFGKVDNHEIIRDHATNRSRGFGFVTFESEKVVDDLLAKNGNMIDLAGSQVEIKKAEPKNSLNPTSAFGSEPRTRHFGDSFSGYGNYSGFAGGSYGSPLYRTPGGFDPRPGGYGGYAGIGSQYDSGYGGFSRRLENYHGYSSRLGFYGGHGGGHSGSSFGGYGREAGGYSGSTYSGGYESPGAGYGSGGFYGSNASYGRSAGRYHPYGR, encoded by the exons ATGGGGTCGAGGATGCAAGAGCACGACGGAGCGAGCCCCGC GAAGATCTTCGTCGGCGGGCTTGCCAAGGATACGAACATGG CAACATTTGAGAAGCATTTTGCAAGGTACGGAAAGATTGTTGATAAAGTTATAATGAAAGACCGCAACACAAATAGACCTAGAGGCTTTGGATTTATCACTTTTGATAATCCTTCTGTTGTTGACAAAGTCATTGAAGATACACATATTATCAACGGGAAGACG GTTGAAATTAAACGAACAATACCCAAAGGAGCTGCTCCTCTGAAGGATTTCAAAACACGGAAGATATTTGTTGGAGGGATATCTTTGAGTTTCACAGAAG ATGAACTCAAGGACTTTTTCTCTCAGTTTGGGAAGGTGGATAATCATGAAATCATTCGTGACCATGCTACCAATCGTTCTAGAGGCTTTGGTTTTGTAACATTTGAGTCAGAAAAAGTTGTAGATGATTTGCTAGCTAAAAACGGAAATATGATTGATCTAGCTGGTAGTCAG GTGGAGATCAAGAAGGCTGAACCAAAGAACTCCCTCAACCCAACATCTGCATTTGGTAGTGAACCTAGGACGAGGCACTTTGGTGATAGTTTTAGCGGATACGGCAACTATAGTGGTTTTGCAGGTGGCTCATATGGTTCTCCTCTGTATAGGACACCTGGAGGATTTGATCCTAGACCTGGCGGATATGGTGGTTATGCAGGTATTGGTAGTCAATATGACAGTGGATATGGCGGTTTCTCACGACGCTTAGAGAATTATCATGGTTATTCTAGCCGTCTTGGTTTTTATGGTGGGCATGGTGGGGGTCACAGTGGAAGTAGCTTTGGTGGCTATGGCCGAGAAGCTGGGGGTTATAGTGGTTCTACCTACAGTGGTGGTTATGAGTCACCAGGTGCTGGCTACGGCTCGGGTGGATTCTACGGTAGCAACGCAAGCTATGGCCGTAGTGCAGGTCGATACCATCCATATGGAAGATAG